The window TCCATAGTTGCCATATCATTGTACCTACTATGTGTTGTATTTGTTCGGTTATGAATTATGGGGTTGTGGATAAGGCCCATATCTTGTTGGGTATGTTAGTTAATTACCAAgcaaaaaaactttttatttatttatcaattccTAATGCCATTTGCATGTTTCCTTGCTTAGGCATGCCCATTATTAGACCGGAAATACACCACTAGCATTAGTTTGGAAGGATGAGAATTTAATACCACATCATtcctattaaaatttaataaataaaacatacgTGGGAAAAAATAATTACTCACTAAATTTTCTCACTTTAAGGGAGAGCGCTTTGAACGTGTAACCCATTATGAACtcttaaaatttatcaaaatctCTGTGATTTGTAATGAATTTAGCCCAACccaaaagccttttttttttttttttttcctccacacacgtacccaCTTTTCTCCTCCCAAtatcttcattttgttttttgaattttgctttttcCTTCTTGGCTTTTTTTCCTCCACACACGTATCCCACTCTTCTCCTCCCTATCTTCACCGTATACCCACCCATATACACCCActctttctctttatattttttgtatttgttgtaTTGCTTCTACCTCTTCGCCCAGCACTAAATTAAATTCATCTCTAGTTCAGAAAGTGAGAGAGATCGCCGGCGGAGATCAATGGCCGTCGAAGAGAGTCGTTCGAAGGATGAGGCACCTACTCTCAGATCAGCgttctctcttatttatttgattagttttatgAGAAAGATTGGGGTTTGTCTTTGTCTTGACTGTTCATTAGCTAAAAAACCTTTTTGAGTTTTAGAGAGGCCGATACTGTTGGATACTTTTTGAGTCAAGCTTTTAAAGAAAGAAGTCAATTCAAATCCCATTGGATACTTTATCCTCatggaaaataaaacaaagaaggaGTCTTGTACAATCACAATTCACAACAACTCGCGGTTTTCCGGTGCTGGAAATTCCACTCATTTCTACATCAAAATCTCTGTTTTGCCACTACCTGTCGGTGACGGATGGGTGTCCTTTTCAGCGTTCCGTGGAAGAAAAAGACTCCTGCCAAACGCCGCGTTGGAGAGCGGATCCGGTGTCCGAAATTGGAACCTTGCATTTTTATCGCGAATAGTGCTCCAATCTGGGTATAAACCAATAACCGCTCAAAAAACAATCTTAGTACTAACTGTAACAAcgtttttatttcttaaatcttgaataaaaaaagttcAATGCAATTAAGCTTTGCGTTTTGTTCTATTCttaatctaaaaaagaaaagaaaaaattacaattaattttataatttaattttcgtTGTTACACCTTTATTTCTCAACATTGTAATCTGCTCGAATAGTTGAATCACCTCTTGAAGCTCAAGCTAAGTTACTTGTTGTCTTTTGAGGTTAGGGTGGCATAGATGAAGTAATTAACCATCATATAAAATTCCTCTTGTTTCTCTGGGTGCCACGGCAGTGAAAATACTTGGTGCCCAGCCATAGATTCGGctgcttctttctctttttatcaGAGCTTGCCTAACATTCCCAAAGGAGCTTTTACTCCAATATTTCAGTTGAGATTGACTTTTTTTGGGAACCCTTGTCCATTGGAGGACCAGTGATTCTTGCATCCCATGCTGAGTGAACCACACCCTCACAGCCTTCATCTTTAAGCCACATTGCTTTGAAACGGAGGGCCATTCTGGTCTGTAGAAACTTGCTTGTTCATTGACAGAGCAAAGCCATATAGGCTTGTGATCAGATGAGGAACCTCGATAGAGCAGTCATATACTTGCATATCTGTCACAATTCACATGTGAAAGGGTCTTGTCTACAATATGGAATTTTACTTTTAGTGTCATACGTGTTTGTATTTTTAtctgtaattttctttttaattgagtCGATGCATTTTTCCAGGACATGCAGACTCTGCAGCGTCATGAACAGCAGGTGCAAAAACTTGTGAAGATGGGCTTTGATGAGGCTGATGTGAGAAGTGCTCTGGAATATGGTAATGAAATCTCGGCTATTAAAATGCTGCGCTTTGCAGAGTGCGCATGGGCTGGTAATGATACAAATACAAAGGTTTAGTCTGAATCTCTAAGTTCCTCATCTCGCCTAGGCCTATCTTTTAATTCCTTGCATGCTATATCTATCTTCTGATGTAGCTTTATCCGTGTGACACTAGCTTATTATCGAGCAATTTTTTCCATGAGGTGGAGTTGCCATAACTATCAATGccattgaaaatttcaaaattaaagaatttttaTGCTTAGCGCCTTGTTTTAATCAACTAATGATTTGATAAGAAGCTAGATAACTGCTATACTGTGGGAGTTTGCCCTTAGGAGGAAAAGTTGTCTCATTCATCACGTTTATGCATCCCTTCTTTGTGTGTCAGTCCCACATATAATGGGGCTTATATATTATAAGAGGGATGATGTTTGTAGCCGATGCATTGAAACCTTGATTGATAAAGCTGGACTTAATTACTAAGTAccatacaagtaacctaataaGTTGACTTGTATTCTAtgatttgaattcaaaatgaatgTAATTATTCCTTTCATGAGCATCACTTTAAGCCTTGCCCCATCAATGGcgaaaaaacaaaatcatgcaatggatttttttttttttttttttttttttttgagaaacattcaGATGTTTTGCTTATAACTAAAGAAAAGCCATAAAGGCTTGTGATCAAAAGAGGAACCTCGATAGAGCAATCATATACTTGCATATCTGTCACTATCTTTACTATTGAAAACGTCTCGTCTTTGATATGGAATTTTACTATTAGTGTCACAAGTGTTTGTAATTTTAtctgtaattttctttttaattgagtCTATGCATTTGTAACTTGCAATTTGCCTTCAGCTATGGCAGCCTGATGAGCAGCAGGTGCAAAAACTTGTGGAGATGGGCTTTGCTGAAGCAGCTGTCGGAAGTGCTCTGGAAGCTGTTAATGGGGATGAAATCTTGGCTATTAAAATGCTTTGCTTTGAAGAGTGTGGACCAGCTGGAATTGATACATATAGAAAGGTTTAGTTTGAATCTCTAAGTTCCTCATCTAGCCTAGGCCTGTCTTTTAATTCCTTGTGTGCTATGTTTTTGCAAGCATATCTATCTTCTGATGTAGCTTTATCTGTGTGACACTAGCTTATTATCGAGCAACTTTTTCCATGAGACGAAGTTGCCATAACTATTAGTGCCAttgaagttttcaaaattaaagaagaaagttTTATGTTTAGCGCCTTGTCTTAATCAACTAATGATTTGATAAGAAGCTAGATAACAGCTAAACTGTGGGAGTTTGCCCTTAGCAGGAAAAGTTGTCTCATTCATCACATATATGCATCCTTTTCTCTGTGTCTCGGTCCAACATATGACTGGGGCTTACATAATATAAGAGGGATGATGTTTGTAGCCGATACATTGCCACCTTGATTGATAAAGTTGGACTCAATTACTAAGTAccatacaagtaacctaattaGTTGACTTGTATTTTATGATTTGAATTGAAAATGAATGTAATTATTCCTTTAATGAGCATCACTTTAAGCCTTGCCCCATCAACggcataaaaacaaaatcatgtagtggactctttttttttttttttttttttttggagaaacattcAAATGTTTTGcttataactaaataaaagcCATAAAGGCTTGTGATCAAAAGAGGAACCTCGATAGAGCAGTCATATACTTGCATATCTGTCACTATCTTCACTATTGAAAAGGTCTTCTCTTCGATATGGAATTCTACTATTAGTGTCACATGTTTTTGTACATTTAtctgtaattttctttttaattgagtCTATGCATTTGTAACTTGCAATTTGTCTTCAGCTATGGCAGCCTGATGAGCAGCAGGTGCAAAAACTTGCGGAGATGGGCTTTGCTGAAGCAGCTGTGAGAAGTGCTCTGGAAGCTGTTAATGGGGATGAAATCTTGGCTATTAAAATGCTTCGCTTTGCAGACTGTGGACCAGCTGGTATTGAAACATATAGAAAGGTTTAGTTTGAATCTCTAAGTTCGTCATCTAGCATAGGCCTGTCTTTTAATTCCTTGCATGCTATGTTTTTAAAAGCATATCTAACTTCTGATGTAGATTCCTCTGTGTGACACTAGCTTATTATCGAGCAACTTTTTCCATGAGATGGAGTTGCCATAACTATCAGTGCTAttgaagttttcaaaattaaagaaagttttgtGTTTAGTGCCTTGTTTTAATCGACCAATGATTTGATAATAAGCTAGATAACAGCTAAACTGTGGGAGTTTGCCCTTAGGAGGAAAAGTTGTCTCATTCATCATGTTTATGCATCCTTTCTCTGTGTGTCGGTCCCACATAGGACTGGGGCTTACATAATATAAGGGGGATGATGTTTGTAGCCAGATGCATTGCAACCTTGATCGATAAAGCTGGACTCAATTACTAAGTAccatacaagtaacctaataaGTTGACTTGTATTTTAtgatttgaattcaaaatgaatgTAATTATTCCTTTCATGCACATCACTTTAAGCCTTGCCCCATCaacagtggaaaaaaaaaatcatgcagtggacaattttttttgcatctgtCATTCaggtgttttgttttgtttttctttttgagaaacattcAAATGTTTTGCTTACAACTAGAGAAAAGTCATAAAGGCTTGTGATCAAAAGAGGAACCTCGATGGAGCAATCATAGACTTGCATAACTGTCACTATCTTCACTATTGAAAAGTTCTTGTCTTCGATATGGAATTTTACTATTAGTGTCACATGtgtttgtacttttatttgtaattttctttttaattgagtGTATGCTTTTGTAACTTGGAATTTGTTTTCAGCTATGGCAGCCTGATGAGCAGCGGGTGCAAAAACTGGTGGAGATGGGCTTTGCTGAAGCTGCTGTGAGATGTTCTCTGGAAGCTGTTAATGGTGATGAAATCTTGGCTATTAAAATGCTTCGCTTTGCAGAGTGTGCACGGGCTGGAAATGATACAAATACAAAGGTTTAGTTTGAATCTCTAAGTTCCACATTGAGCCTAGACCCGTCTTTTAATTCCTTGCATGTTATGTTTTTGCAAGCATATCTATCTTCTGATGTAGCTTTATCCATGTGATAGTAGCTTATTATCGAGCAAATTTTTCCATGATGTGGAGTTGCCATAACTATCAGTGCCATTgaagatttaaaaattaaagaagaaagttTTATGTTCAGCGCCTTGTTTTAATCATCTAATGATCTGATAAGAAGCTAGATCACAGCTAAACTGTGGGAGTTTCCCCTTTGGAGGAAAAGATGTCTCATTCATCACATATATGCATTCTTTCCCTGTGTGTCGGTCCCACATATGATTGGGGCTTACATAATAATAGGGATGATGTTTGTAGCCGATGCGTTGCAACCTTGATTGATAAAGTTGGACTTAATTACTAAGTACCATACAAATAACCTAATAAGTACACttgtattttatgttttgaattCAATATGAATGTAATTATTCCTTTCATTAGCATCACTTTAAGCCTTGTCCCATCAATGGCGAAAAAACTAATTCATGTAgtgcacttttttatttttttgcatttgtcattatagagttttgttttgttttttttttttttttgagaaacattcaGATGTTTTGCTTATAATTAAAGAAAAGCCATAAAGGCTTGTGATCAAAAGAGGAACCTCAATAGAGTAGTCATATACTTGCATATCTGTCACTATCTTCACTATTGAAAAGGTCTCGTCTTCAAAATGGAATTTTACTATTAGTGTCACGTGTGTTTGTACTTTAAtctgtaattttatttttaattgagtcTATGAATTGGGAACTTGCAATTTGTCTTTAGCTATGGCAGCCTGATGAGCAGCAGGTGCAAAAATATATTGGGATGGGCTTTGCTGAAGCTGCTGTGAGAAGTGCTCTGGAAGCTGTTAATGGTGATGAAATCTTGGCTATTAAAATGCTTCGCTTTGAAGAGTGTGCACGGGCTGGAAATGATACAAATACAAAGGTTTAGTTTGAATCTCTAAGTTCCTCACCTAGCCTAGGCCTGTCTTTTAATTCTTTGCATGCTATGTTTTTACAAGCATATCTATTTTCTTATGTAGCTTTATCCATGTGACACTAGCTTATTATCAAGCAACTTTTTCCATGAGGTGGAGTTGCCATAACTATCAGTGCCATTGATATTGTCaaatttaaagaagaaagtTTTATGTTCTGCACCTTGTTTTAATCAACTAATGTTTTGATAAGAAGCTAGATAATTGCTAAACTGTGGGAGTTTGCCTTTAGGAGCAACAATTGTCTCATTCATTACATATATGCGTCCTTTCTTTTTGTGTCGGTCCCACATGACTGGGGCTTACATAATATAAGAGGGATGATGTTTGTAGCTGATGTATTGCAACCTTGATTGATAAAGCTTTACACAATTACTAATTACCATATAACTAACCTAATAAGTTGACTTGTATTTTATGATTTGAATTGGAAATGAATGTAATTATTCCATTCATGAGCATCACTTTAAGCCTTGCACTATCTACGGcgaaaaaacaaaatcatgcaatggtctttttttttttggagtaacaTTCAGATTTTTGCTTATAACTAATGAAAAGCCATAAAGGATTGTGATCAAAAGGGGAACCTCGACAGAGCAGTCATATCTGTCACTATCTTCACTATTGCAAAGGTCTTGTCTTGGATACGGAATTTTACTATTGGTGTCACATGTGTTTGTACTTTtaactttgattttctttttaattgagtGTATGCATTTGTAACTTGCAATTTGTCTTCAGCTATGGCAGCCTAATGAGCAGCAGGTGCAAAAATATATGGAGATGGGCTTTGCTGAAGCTGCTGTGAGAAGTGCTCTGGAAGCTGTTAATGGCAATGAAATCTTGGCTATTAAAATGCTTTGCTTTGCAGAGTGTGGACCAGCTGGAATTGATACATATAGAAAGGTTTAGTTTGAATCTCTAAGTTCCTCATCTAGCCTAGTCCTGTCTTTTAATTCCTTGCATGCTATGTTTTACAAGAATATCTATCTTTTGATGTAGCTTTATCCATGTGATAGTAGTTTATTATCGAGCAACTTTTTTCGTGAGGTGGAGTTGCCATAACTATCAGTGCCATTgatgttttcaaaattaaagaagaaagttTTATGTTCAACGCCTTGTTTTAATCAACTAATGATTTGATTAGAAGCTAGATAACTGCTAAATTGTGGGAGTTAGCCCTTAGGAGGAAAAGTTGTCTCATTCATCACATATATGCATCCTTTCTCTGTGTGTTGGTCCCACATATGACTGGGGCTTACATAATATAATAGGGATGATGGTTGTAGCCGATGCATTGCAACCTTAATTGATAAAGCTAGACTCAATTACTAAGTAccatacaagtaacctaataaGTTCCCttgtattttatgttttgaattcaaaatgaatgTAATTATTCCTTTCATGAGCATCACTTTAAGCCTTGCCCCATCAACGGcgaaaaaacaaaatcatgcagtggactttttttttttcgagaaacATTCAGATGTTTTGCTTATAACTAAAGAAAGCCATAAATGGTTGTGATCAAAAGAGGAACCTCGATAGAGCAGTCATATACTTGCATATCTGTCACTATCTTCACTATTGAAAAGGTCTCGTCTAAGATATGGAATTTTACTATTAGTGTCACATGTGTTTGTACTTctatctgtaattttttttttttaattgagtctATGCATTTGTAACTTGCAATTTGTCTTCAGCTATGGCAGCCTGATGAGCAGCGGGTGCAAAAACTTGTTGAGATGGGCTTTACTAAAGCTGCTGTGAGAAGTGCTCTGGAAGCTATTAATGGTGATGAAATCTTGGCTATTAAAATGCTTCGCTTCGCAGAGTGTGTGCGGGCTGGAAATGATACAACTACAAAGGTTTAATTTGAATCTCTAAGTTCCTCATCTAGCCTAGGCTTGTCTTTTAATTCCTTGCATGCTATGTTTTTGCTAGCATATCTATCTTTTGTTGTAGATTTATCTGTGTGACAGTAGGTAATTATTTAGCAACTTTTACCTTGAGGTGGAGTTGCAATTACTATCAGTGCCAttgaagttttcaaaatgaaagaagaaaatttgatgTTCAGCGCCTTGTTTTAATCAACTAATGATTTGATAAGAAGCTAGATAAGTGCTAAACTGTGGGAGTTTTCCCTTAGGAGGAAAAGTTGTCTCATTCATCACATATGTGCATCCTTTGTTTGTGTGTTGGTCCCACAAATGACTGGGGCTTACATAATAAGAGGGATGATGTTTGTAGCCTATGCATAGCAACCTTGATTGATAAAGTTGGACTCAATTTCTACGTAccatacaagtaacctaataaGTTGACTTGTAATTTATGATTTGAATTCGAAATGAATGTAATTATTCCTTTCATTAGCATCACTTTAAGCGTTGCCTCATCAACAGCAAAAAAACAGAATCATgcagtggatttttttttgtttgtttgtttgtttgtttgcatcTATCATTCaggagttttgttttgttttgtttttttgtttttttttttgagcaacaCTAAGATGTTTTGCTTATAACTAAAGAAAAGCCATAAAAGCTTGTGATCAAAAGAGGAGCCTCAATAGAGTAGTCATATACTTGCATATCTCTCACTATCTTCACTATTGATAAGGTCTCATTTTCAATATGGAACTTTACTATTAGTGTCCCATGTGTTTGTACTTTTAtctgtaattttctttttaattaagtCTATGCATTTGTAAATTGCAATTTCTCTTCAGCTATGGCAGCCTGATGAGCAGCGGGTGCAAAAACTTGTGGAGATGGGCTTTGTTGAAGATGCTGTGAGAAGTGCTCTGGAAGCTGTTAATGGTGATGAAACCTTGGCTGTTAAAATGCTTCGCTTTGCAGAGTGTGCACGGGTTGGAAATGATACAAATACAAAGGTTTTAGTTTGAATCTCTAAGTTCCCCATCTAGTCTAGGCCTTTCTTTTTGTTCCTTGCATGCTATGTTTTTGCAAGCATATCTATCTTCTGTTGTAGCTTTAGCCGTGTGACACTAGCTTATTATGGAGCAACTCTTTCCATGAGGTGGAGTTGCCATAACTATCAGTgccattaaaattttcaaacttaaaGAAGAAAGTTTTATGTTCAGTGCCATGTTTTAATCAACTAATGATTTGATAAGAAGCTAGATGAGTGCTAAACTGTGGGAGTTTGCCCTTAGGAGGAAAAGTAGTCTCTTTCATCACATATATGCATCATTTTTCTGTATGTCGGTCCCACATATGACTGGTGCTTACATAATATAAGA of the Quercus robur chromosome 10, dhQueRobu3.1, whole genome shotgun sequence genome contains:
- the LOC126701953 gene encoding uncharacterized protein LOC126701953 isoform X6; amino-acid sequence: MGVLFSVPWKKKTPAKRRVGERIRCPKLEPCIFIANSAPIWDMQTLQRHEQQVQKLVKMGFDEADVRSALEYGNEISAIKMLRFAECAWAGNDTNTKLWQPDEQQVQKLAEMGFAEAAVRSALEAVNGDEILAIKMLRFADCGPAGIETYRKLWQPDEQRVQKLVEMGFAEAAVRCSLEAVNGDEILAIKMLRFAECARAGNDTNTKLWQPDEQQVQKYIGMGFAEAAVRSALEAVNGDEILAIKMLRFEECARAGNDTNTKLWQPNEQQVQKYMEMGFAEAAVRSALEAVNGNEILAIKMLCFAECGPAGIDTYRKLWQPDEQRVQKLVEMGFTKAAVRSALEAINGDEILAIKMLRFAECVRAGNDTTTKLWQPDEQRVQKLVEMGFVEDAVRSALEAVNGDETLAVKMLRFAECARVGNDTNTKLWQPDEQQVQKLVEMGFAEATMRSALEAVNGDEILAIKMLRFAEFGPARINTYRKLWRPDEQRVQKLAEMGFAEAVVRSALEAVNGDEILAIKMLRFAQFARAGNSTNTKPDEQRVQKLVEMGFAEAAVRSALEAVNGVEILAIKMLRFAECARAGNDTNTKLWQPDEQQVQKLVEKCCDDAAGRSAMEAPVRSALEAVNGDEKYAITMLLFAARVQSSNDIKTKEVQNLVAVEVLLMLFIICLFFIFLLNSEAVNGDEILAFKLMK
- the LOC126701953 gene encoding uncharacterized protein LOC126701953 isoform X18, coding for MGVLFSVPWKKKTPAKRRVGERIRCPKLEPCIFIANSAPIWDMQTLQRHEQQVQKLVKMGFDEADVRSALEYGNEISAIKMLRFAECAWAGNDTNTKLWQPDEQQVQKLVEMGFAEAAVGSALEAVNGDEILAIKMLCFEECGPAGIDTYRKLWQPDEQQVQKLAEMGFAEAAVRSALEAVNGDEILAIKMLRFADCGPAGIETYRKLWQPDEQRVQKLVEMGFAEAAVRCSLEAVNGDEILAIKMLRFAECARAGNDTNTKLWQPDEQQVQKYIGMGFAEAAVRSALEAVNGDEILAIKMLRFEECARAGNDTNTKLWQPDEQRVQKLVEMGFVEDAVRSALEAVNGDETLAVKMLRFAECARVGNDTNTKLWQPDEQQVQKLVEMGFAEATMRSALEAVNGDEILAIKMLRFAEFGPARINTYRKLWRPDEQRVQKLAEMGFAEAVVRSALEAVNGDEILAIKMLRFAQFARAGNSTNTKPDEQRVQKLVEMGFAEAAVRSALEAVNGVEILAIKMLRFAECARAGNDTNTKLWQPDEQQVQKLVEKCCDDAAGRSAMEAPVRSALEAVNGDEKYAITMLLFAARVQSSNDIKTKEVQNLVAVEVLLMLFIICLFFIFLLNSEAVNGDEILAFKLMK
- the LOC126701953 gene encoding uncharacterized protein LOC126701953 isoform X16; the encoded protein is MGVLFSVPWKKKTPAKRRVGERIRCPKLEPCIFIANSAPIWDMQTLQRHEQQVQKLVKMGFDEADVRSALEYGNEISAIKMLRFAECAWAGNDTNTKLWQPDEQQVQKLVEMGFAEAAVGSALEAVNGDEILAIKMLCFEECGPAGIDTYRKLWQPDEQQVQKLAEMGFAEAAVRSALEAVNGDEILAIKMLRFADCGPAGIETYRKLWQPDEQRVQKLVEMGFAEAAVRCSLEAVNGDEILAIKMLRFAECARAGNDTNTKLWQPDEQRVQKLVEMGFTKAAVRSALEAINGDEILAIKMLRFAECVRAGNDTTTKLWQPDEQRVQKLVEMGFVEDAVRSALEAVNGDETLAVKMLRFAECARVGNDTNTKLWQPDEQQVQKLVEMGFAEATMRSALEAVNGDEILAIKMLRFAEFGPARINTYRKLWRPDEQRVQKLAEMGFAEAVVRSALEAVNGDEILAIKMLRFAQFARAGNSTNTKPDEQRVQKLVEMGFAEAAVRSALEAVNGVEILAIKMLRFAECARAGNDTNTKLWQPDEQQVQKLVEKCCDDAAGRSAMEAPVRSALEAVNGDEKYAITMLLFAARVQSSNDIKTKEVQNLVAVEVLLMLFIICLFFIFLLNSEAVNGDEILAFKLMK
- the LOC126701953 gene encoding uncharacterized protein LOC126701953 isoform X4; amino-acid sequence: MGVLFSVPWKKKTPAKRRVGERIRCPKLEPCIFIANSAPIWDMQTLQRHEQQVQKLVKMGFDEADVRSALEYGNEISAIKMLRFAECAWAGNDTNTKLWQPDEQQVQKLVEMGFAEAAVGSALEAVNGDEILAIKMLCFEECGPAGIDTYRKLWQPDEQQVQKLAEMGFAEAAVRSALEAVNGDEILAIKMLRFADCGPAGIETYRKLWQPDEQRVQKLVEMGFAEAAVRCSLEAVNGDEILAIKMLRFAECARAGNDTNTKLWQPDEQQVQKYMEMGFAEAAVRSALEAVNGNEILAIKMLCFAECGPAGIDTYRKLWQPDEQRVQKLVEMGFTKAAVRSALEAINGDEILAIKMLRFAECVRAGNDTTTKLWQPDEQRVQKLVEMGFVEDAVRSALEAVNGDETLAVKMLRFAECARVGNDTNTKLWQPDEQQVQKLVEMGFAEATMRSALEAVNGDEILAIKMLRFAEFGPARINTYRKLWRPDEQRVQKLAEMGFAEAVVRSALEAVNGDEILAIKMLRFAQFARAGNSTNTKPDEQRVQKLVEMGFAEAAVRSALEAVNGVEILAIKMLRFAECARAGNDTNTKLWQPDEQQVQKLVEKCCDDAAGRSAMEAPVRSALEAVNGDEKYAITMLLFAARVQSSNDIKTKEVQNLVAVEVLLMLFIICLFFIFLLNSEAVNGDEILAFKLMK
- the LOC126701953 gene encoding uncharacterized protein LOC126701953 isoform X1 — protein: MGVLFSVPWKKKTPAKRRVGERIRCPKLEPCIFIANSAPIWDMQTLQRHEQQVQKLVKMGFDEADVRSALEYGNEISAIKMLRFAECAWAGNDTNTKLWQPDEQQVQKLVEMGFAEAAVGSALEAVNGDEILAIKMLCFEECGPAGIDTYRKLWQPDEQQVQKLAEMGFAEAAVRSALEAVNGDEILAIKMLRFADCGPAGIETYRKLWQPDEQRVQKLVEMGFAEAAVRCSLEAVNGDEILAIKMLRFAECARAGNDTNTKLWQPDEQQVQKYIGMGFAEAAVRSALEAVNGDEILAIKMLRFEECARAGNDTNTKLWQPNEQQVQKYMEMGFAEAAVRSALEAVNGNEILAIKMLCFAECGPAGIDTYRKLWQPDEQRVQKLVEMGFTKAAVRSALEAINGDEILAIKMLRFAECVRAGNDTTTKLWQPDEQRVQKLVEMGFVEDAVRSALEAVNGDETLAVKMLRFAECARVGNDTNTKLWQPDEQQVQKLVEMGFAEATMRSALEAVNGDEILAIKMLRFAEFGPARINTYRKLWRPDEQRVQKLAEMGFAEAVVRSALEAVNGDEILAIKMLRFAQFARAGNSTNTKPDEQRVQKLVEMGFAEAAVRSALEAVNGVEILAIKMLRFAECARAGNDTNTKLWQPDEQQVQKLVEKCCDDAAGRSAMEAPVRSALEAVNGDEKYAITMLLFAARVQSSNDIKTKEVQNLVAVEVLLMLFIICLFFIFLLNSEAVNGDEILAFKLMK
- the LOC126701953 gene encoding uncharacterized protein LOC126701953 isoform X7 encodes the protein MGVLFSVPWKKKTPAKRRVGERIRCPKLEPCIFIANSAPIWDMQTLQRHEQQVQKLVKMGFDEADVRSALEYGNEISAIKMLRFAECAWAGNDTNTKLWQPDEQQVQKLVEMGFAEAAVGSALEAVNGDEILAIKMLCFEECGPAGIDTYRKLWQPDEQQVQKLAEMGFAEAAVRSALEAVNGDEILAIKMLRFADCGPAGIETYRKLWQPDEQRVQKLVEMGFAEAAVRCSLEAVNGDEILAIKMLRFAECARAGNDTNTKLWQPNEQQVQKYMEMGFAEAAVRSALEAVNGNEILAIKMLCFAECGPAGIDTYRKLWQPDEQRVQKLVEMGFTKAAVRSALEAINGDEILAIKMLRFAECVRAGNDTTTKLWQPDEQRVQKLVEMGFVEDAVRSALEAVNGDETLAVKMLRFAECARVGNDTNTKLWQPDEQQVQKLVEMGFAEATMRSALEAVNGDEILAIKMLRFAEFGPARINTYRKLWRPDEQRVQKLAEMGFAEAVVRSALEAVNGDEILAIKMLRFAQFARAGNSTNTKPDEQRVQKLVEMGFAEAAVRSALEAVNGVEILAIKMLRFAECARAGNDTNTKLWQPDEQQVQKLVEKCCDDAAGRSAMEAPVRSALEAVNGDEKYAITMLLFAARVQSSNDIKTKEVQNLVAVEVLLMLFIICLFFIFLLNSEAVNGDEILAFKLMK
- the LOC126701953 gene encoding uncharacterized protein LOC126701953 isoform X13; translation: MGVLFSVPWKKKTPAKRRVGERIRCPKLEPCIFIANSAPIWDMQTLQRHEQQVQKLVKMGFDEADVRSALEYGNEISAIKMLRFAECAWAGNDTNTKLWQPDEQQVQKLVEMGFAEAAVGSALEAVNGDEILAIKMLCFEECGPAGIDTYRKLWQPDEQQVQKLAEMGFAEAAVRSALEAVNGDEILAIKMLRFADCGPAGIETYRKLWQPDEQRVQKLVEMGFAEAAVRCSLEAVNGDEILAIKMLRFAECARAGNDTNTKLWQPDEQQVQKYIGMGFAEAAVRSALEAVNGDEILAIKMLRFEECARAGNDTNTKLWQPNEQQVQKYMEMGFAEAAVRSALEAVNGNEILAIKMLCFAECGPAGIDTYRKLWQPDEQRVQKLVEMGFTKAAVRSALEAINGDEILAIKMLRFAECVRAGNDTTTKLWQPDEQRVQKLVEMGFVEDAVRSALEAVNGDETLAVKMLRFAECARVGNDTNTKLWQPDEQQVQKLVEMGFAEATMRSALEAVNGDEILAIKMLRFAEFGPARINTYRKLWQPDEQQVQKLVEKCCDDAAGRSAMEAPVRSALEAVNGDEKYAITMLLFAARVQSSNDIKTKEVQNLVAVEVLLMLFIICLFFIFLLNSEAVNGDEILAFKLMK
- the LOC126701953 gene encoding uncharacterized protein LOC126701953 isoform X3; translation: MGVLFSVPWKKKTPAKRRVGERIRCPKLEPCIFIANSAPIWDMQTLQRHEQQVQKLVKMGFDEADVRSALEYGNEISAIKMLRFAECAWAGNDTNTKLWQPDEQQVQKLVEMGFAEAAVGSALEAVNGDEILAIKMLCFEECGPAGIDTYRKLWQPDEQQVQKLAEMGFAEAAVRSALEAVNGDEILAIKMLRFADCGPAGIETYRKLWQPDEQRVQKLVEMGFAEAAVRCSLEAVNGDEILAIKMLRFAECARAGNDTNTKLWQPDEQQVQKYIGMGFAEAAVRSALEAVNGDEILAIKMLRFEECARAGNDTNTKLWQPNEQQVQKYMEMGFAEAAVRSALEAVNGNEILAIKMLCFAECGPAGIDTYRKLWQPDEQRVQKLVEMGFVEDAVRSALEAVNGDETLAVKMLRFAECARVGNDTNTKLWQPDEQQVQKLVEMGFAEATMRSALEAVNGDEILAIKMLRFAEFGPARINTYRKLWRPDEQRVQKLAEMGFAEAVVRSALEAVNGDEILAIKMLRFAQFARAGNSTNTKPDEQRVQKLVEMGFAEAAVRSALEAVNGVEILAIKMLRFAECARAGNDTNTKLWQPDEQQVQKLVEKCCDDAAGRSAMEAPVRSALEAVNGDEKYAITMLLFAARVQSSNDIKTKEVQNLVAVEVLLMLFIICLFFIFLLNSEAVNGDEILAFKLMK